In Streptomyces sp. NBC_00483, a single window of DNA contains:
- a CDS encoding immune inhibitor A domain-containing protein, producing the protein MTTKRRALRSVAVLATLAATAATGSLAATTAQADTPARASATADGKTYGGKGHVFDGPFSKQQEKQRQAALQQVLQGDSKVQEKHGSKVVELSKGKYVELGRERTDKIFTILTEFGDKVDNTTLVDRADDDTDELKPKYGGTPGPLHNRIAEPDRAKDNSTAWQKDYNSQHYKDLYFGDGKTASGKGAESLKTYYEKTSSGRYSVEGEVSDWVKVEYNEARYGSNYCGADNCPNVEDLVRDGVNAWVAQQKTAGKSDADIKADMAQYDQWDRTDHDNDGNFNEPDGYIDHFQIVHAGEDGSAGGGAQGGDSLWAHRGYAFSRDDGDTGPSGFKAGGTPIGDTGIWVGDYTMQPENGGLGVFAHEYGHDLGLPDLYDTTYTGENSVGFWSLMSAGSWLGTGKDSIGDMPGDMTAWDKLQLGWLNYDKAKAATKSTHKLGVSEYNTKLKQALVVELPKKNVTTDIVKPTEGTKQWWSDYGDDLDNTLSRTVDLTGKTSAALELDGWYDIEKDYDYLYTQVSTDGGASWKTIDGTADGQPLPRDGGDKPALTGTNGKFQHLSYPLDAYAGQKIDVRFRYKTDGGVAQMGFAFDNFTVKADGATLFSDNAETEQAGWTTRGFSRVGASISGDYPQFYLAENRQYVSYDKTLKSGPYNFGWRDGGAKQNWVEHYSYRPGLMVWQWDTSQRNNNVGQHPGKGLILPVDAHAKPLKWSDGKLITNKITPYDAAFGRYPVPGMKLHKLGVETKIPAQAGVPVFDDHKGTYWYEENPTGSVRTTDTNTKISIVKQPLDGSSMTIKVGPSAK; encoded by the coding sequence GTGACCACCAAGAGACGGGCGTTGAGATCGGTCGCCGTGCTCGCGACCCTCGCCGCCACCGCGGCCACGGGCTCGCTCGCGGCGACCACCGCTCAGGCCGACACCCCGGCCAGGGCGAGTGCGACCGCCGACGGAAAGACGTACGGGGGCAAGGGCCACGTCTTCGACGGCCCGTTCAGCAAGCAGCAGGAGAAGCAGCGGCAGGCGGCGCTGCAGCAGGTCCTCCAGGGCGACTCGAAGGTCCAGGAGAAGCACGGCTCCAAGGTCGTGGAGCTGTCGAAGGGCAAGTACGTAGAGCTGGGCCGCGAGCGCACGGACAAGATCTTCACGATCCTGACCGAGTTCGGCGACAAGGTCGACAACACGACCCTGGTCGACCGCGCGGACGACGACACGGACGAGCTGAAGCCCAAGTACGGCGGCACGCCGGGCCCGTTGCACAACCGGATAGCCGAGCCGGACCGTGCCAAGGACAACAGCACGGCCTGGCAGAAGGACTACAACTCCCAGCACTACAAGGACCTTTACTTCGGCGACGGCAAGACCGCGTCGGGCAAGGGTGCCGAGTCCCTCAAGACGTACTACGAGAAGACCTCATCGGGCCGCTACTCGGTCGAGGGCGAGGTCTCCGACTGGGTCAAGGTCGAGTACAACGAGGCCCGTTACGGCTCCAACTACTGCGGCGCCGACAACTGCCCGAACGTCGAGGACCTGGTCCGCGACGGCGTCAACGCCTGGGTCGCGCAGCAGAAGACGGCCGGCAAGTCGGACGCCGACATCAAGGCCGACATGGCCCAGTACGACCAGTGGGACCGCACGGACCACGACAACGACGGCAACTTCAACGAGCCCGACGGCTACATCGACCACTTCCAGATCGTCCACGCGGGCGAGGACGGCTCGGCCGGCGGCGGCGCGCAGGGCGGCGACTCCCTCTGGGCGCACCGCGGTTACGCCTTCAGTCGTGACGACGGCGACACGGGCCCCTCCGGCTTCAAGGCGGGCGGCACCCCGATCGGCGACACCGGCATCTGGGTCGGCGACTACACGATGCAGCCGGAGAACGGCGGCCTCGGCGTCTTCGCCCACGAGTACGGCCACGACCTGGGCCTGCCGGACCTGTACGACACGACGTACACCGGCGAGAACTCGGTCGGCTTCTGGTCGCTGATGTCGGCGGGCTCCTGGCTCGGCACCGGCAAGGACTCGATCGGCGACATGCCGGGCGACATGACGGCCTGGGACAAGCTCCAGCTCGGCTGGCTGAACTACGACAAGGCGAAGGCCGCCACCAAGTCGACGCACAAGCTGGGTGTCTCGGAGTACAACACCAAGCTCAAGCAGGCGCTCGTCGTCGAACTGCCGAAGAAGAACGTCACCACGGACATCGTGAAGCCCACCGAGGGCACGAAGCAGTGGTGGTCGGACTACGGCGACGACCTGGACAACACCCTCTCGCGCACGGTCGACCTGACCGGCAAGACATCGGCGGCCCTCGAACTCGACGGCTGGTACGACATCGAGAAGGACTACGACTACCTGTACACGCAGGTGTCGACCGACGGCGGCGCGAGCTGGAAGACCATCGACGGCACCGCCGACGGCCAGCCCCTCCCGCGCGACGGCGGCGACAAGCCGGCCCTCACGGGCACCAACGGCAAGTTCCAGCACCTGAGTTACCCGCTGGACGCCTACGCCGGCCAGAAGATCGACGTCCGCTTCCGCTACAAGACCGACGGCGGAGTGGCCCAAATGGGCTTCGCCTTCGACAACTTCACGGTCAAGGCGGACGGCGCGACGCTGTTCTCCGACAACGCCGAGACGGAGCAGGCGGGTTGGACCACGCGCGGCTTCTCCCGCGTCGGAGCCTCGATCTCCGGCGACTACCCGCAGTTCTACCTCGCCGAGAACCGCCAGTACGTGAGTTACGACAAGACCCTCAAGTCCGGCCCGTACAACTTCGGTTGGCGTGACGGCGGCGCCAAGCAGAACTGGGTCGAGCACTACTCCTACCGCCCCGGCCTCATGGTCTGGCAGTGGGACACCTCGCAGCGCAACAACAACGTCGGCCAGCACCCCGGCAAGGGTCTGATCCTCCCGGTCGACGCGCACGCGAAGCCGCTGAAGTGGTCCGACGGCAAGCTGATCACGAACAAGATCACGCCGTACGACGCCGCCTTCGGCCGCTACCCGGTCCCCGGCATGAAGCTCCACAAGCTGGGCGTCGAAACGAAGATCCCGGCGCAGGCCGGCGTCCCCGTCTTCGACGATCACAAGGGCACGTACTGGTACGAGGAGAACCCCACGGGAAGCGTGCGCACAACTGACACCAACACC